One genomic window of Channa argus isolate prfri chromosome 5, Channa argus male v1.0, whole genome shotgun sequence includes the following:
- the LOC137127293 gene encoding dedicator of cytokinesis protein 3-like isoform X9, translated as MMELIDLRRQLLSGHLTQDQSRDVKRHITVRLDWGNEHLGLDLVPRKEFEMVDEDQISVSDLYKMHLSSRHSVQQSTTQGDSTRRHGEPCRVPVPHHLLVNLKSFTYNSIGEDTDIFFSLYDLREGKTISEKFMVRLNKNGGPKNPEKVDRLCALFTDLSNKDMKRDLYIVSQVIRTGRMLLNDSKKGPPHVQYRRPYGCSVLAMSDVLQTISELKEEKDFVLKVYTCNNENEWHQIHENIIRKSSTKYTAPSTNYGLIISLQLLRGDMEQVRRENPLIFSRGVAVTRKLGFPDVIMPGDVRNDLYLTLERGDFERGGKSVQKNIEVTVYVLYADGEILKDCICLGSGEPSIPEHRSFVLYHNNSPRWSEVIKLPIPIDRFRGSHLRFEFRHCSTKDKGEKKLFGFAFTPLMREDGTTLSDESHELYVYKCDENTTFSNHALYLGLPCCKDDFNSCPSIPSSLIFQRSTKETFWISTQLSSTKLTQNVDLLALLKWKAHPDRVMDILGRLRHVSGEEIVKFLQDILDTLFSILDDNTDKYGPLVFQSLVFIINLLRDSKYYHFRPVMDTYIQKHFAGALAYKELIRCLKWYMDRSAEVVRQDHIQEAMRALEYLFKFIVQSRILYSRATCGMEEEQFRTSIQELFQSIRFVLSLDSRNSETLIFTQAALLNSFPAIFDELLQMFTVQEVAEFVRGTLGSMPSTVHIGQSMDVVKLQSIARTVDSRLFSFPESRRILLPVVLHHIHLHLRQQKELLICSGILSSIFSIIKTSSLDTSVQEEVEMMVESLLDVLLQTLLSIMSKSQSQEAVRGQRCPQCTAEITGEYVSCLLSLLRQMTDIHFQHLMENFQSKDELKEFLLKILCVFRNLMKLSIFPRDWNVMRLLTSNIILTTAQYLSPALHKNFTEAEFDFKVWNSYFSLAVLYINQPSLQLENLSSAKRKKILDKYGDMRVMMTYELFSMWQNLGENKIHFIPGMIGPFLGVTLVPQVEVRNIMIPIFHDMMDWEQRKNGNFKQVEAELIDKLDSLVSEGKGDENYRELFGLLTQLFGPYPSLLEKIEQETWRETGISFVTSVTRLMERLLDYRDCMKGDETENKKIGCTVNLLNFYKSEINKEEMYIRYIHKLCDMHLQAENYTEAAFTLLLYWELLHWDERPLKEFLHYPAQTEWHRKEGLCRKVIHYFNKGKCWEYGIPLCRELAFQYESLYDYQSLSWIRKMEAAYYDNIMEQQRLEPEFFRVGFYGRKFPFFLRNKEFVCRGHDYERLEAFQQRMLGEFPQAIAMQHPNQPDEAILQCDAQYLQIYAVTPVPDSIGVLQMDRVPDRIKSFYRVNNVLRFRYDRPFHKGPKDRDNEFKSLWIERTTLILTHPLPGISRWFEVEKRELVEVSPLENAVSVVENKNQELRTLISQYQHKQLHGNINLLSMTLNGVIDAAVNGGIARYQEAFFDKEYITSHPEDTEKITQLKDLMQEQVHILGVGLAVHEKLVHPEMRPLHKKLIDQFQMMRSSLCHCFYMVLQGLPGLDKATSGANTSRGILASHSPMSPDSFKLVHRHSPTAVLTPVRNSSSSLSSQNSSEMENVGNLLILADGVVVEHAEDFYRMQASPSSSSLSSTHSAPSQMMNSAPSTIRVGSPSLPDKYRHNREMLMLLPPHKDRPSSAMYTNVIENGQPVNFQRALFHQVIGPCKPCSDPNLSVAEKVLTTPSSWSLDSGTREALPFLSAHVGSVLAPPVPPRSLPHGQHLLMHFDAFHHQVSDLPPALPARSLRKSPLHPIPASPTSPQSILDGSNSTLSGSASSGVSSLSESNFGGPPSSSDPPASRTNTLESVPSSQAWTTDQEDLDSPYQPVRYSISEPDVLDVVKPPPCRSHSAPGGVTPTQAGALIQPQIPGLASVGALPQPQPQHLYYQHHFHPHYIPHHPPLYHLHEPPPALPPKYLREGCIPEEDPLNPQSPPPPPAPRPMPRKISQPIIAAAKDEQAKVAWEHGISEE; from the exons CATCTGTCCAGCAGACACAGTGTCCAGCAGAGCACCACACAG GGGGACAGCACCCGGCGACACGGGGAACCCTGCAGAGTTCCAGTACCACACCACCTGCTGGTCAACCTGAAGAGCTTCACCTACAACAGCATCGGAGAGGACACTGacatcttcttctctctgtaCGACCTGCGAGAGGGAAAGACCATCAG TGAGAAGTTCATGGTGAGACTGAACAAGAATGGAGGACCAAAGAACCCAGAGAAGGTGGACAGGCTGTGTGCCCTCTTCacg GACCTGAgcaataaagacatgaagagAGATCTGTACATTGTCTCACAAGTCATCAGAACAG GCCGTATGCTGTTGAATGACAGTAAGAAGGGTCCCCCGCATGTTCAGTACCGCCGACCCTACGGCTGTTCTGTCCTGGCCATGAGTGATGTACTGCAGACCATCTCTGAGCTCAAGGAGGAGAAAGACTTTGTCCTGAAAGTATACAC gtgtaACAATGAAAACGAATGGCACCAAATCCACGAGAACATCATCCGCAAGTCCAGCACCAAATACACCGCTCCTAGCACCAACTATG GTCTGATCATCTCCCTGCAGCTGCTGAGGGGGGACATGGAGCAGGTCCGCAGAGAGAACCCGCTCATTTTCAGCAGGGGGGTGGCCGTCACACGTAAACTGGGCTTCCCTGATGTTATAATGCCCG GTGACGTCCGAAATGACCTTTACCTGACTCTGGAGCGAGGAGACTTTGAGAGAGGAGGGAAGAGCGTTCAGAAGAACATTGAAGTTACAGTTTACGTGCTCTACGCTGATGGAGAAATACTCAAG GACTGCATCTGTCTGGGTTCAGGTGAGCCCAGCATCCCAGAGCACCGCTCCTTCGTGCTTTATCATAACAACAGCCCTCGATGGAGCGAAGTTATTAAACTGCCGATTCCCATCGATCGTTTCCGAGGTTCCCACCTACGCTTCGAGTTCAGACACTGCTCCA caaaggacaaaggagagAAGAAGCTATTTGGTTTTGCCTTCACTCCTCTGATGAGAGAAGATGGAACCACTCTTTCAGATGAGAGCCATGAACTTTACGTTTACAAG TGTGATGAGAACACAACCTTCAGTAACCACGCTCTCTACCTGGGCCTGCCCTGCTGTAAGGACGACTTTAACAGCTGTCCCAGCATCCCCTCCAGCCTTATTTTCCAGCGCAGCACCAAGGAGACTTTCTGGATCTCCACACAGCTCTCATCCACCAAACTCACACAGAACG TGGACCTCCTGGCCCTGCTTAAATGGAAGGCCCATCCAGACCGGGTCATGGACATCCTCGGCCGGCTACGACACGtcagtggagaggagattgTCAAG tttCTCCAAGATATTCTCGACACCTTATTCTCCATCTTGGATGACAACACAGATAAATATGGACCACTGGTGTTCCAGTCACTG GTGTTCATTATAAACCTGCTCAGGGACAGTAAATACTACCACTTCAGGCCTGTGATGGACACGTACATACAGAAGCACTTTGCTGGTGCACTGGCCTACAA GGAATTGATCCGCTGTCTGAAGTGGTACATGGACCGCTCTGCAGAGGTGGTCCGGCAGGACCACATTCAAGAAGCCATGAGG GCCCTGGAATACTTGTTTAAGTTTATCGTCCAATCTCGGATCCTTTACTCTCGGGCCACCTGTGGGATGGAGGAAGAGCAGTTTCGCACCAGCATCCAGGAACTGTTTCAGTCGATCCGCTTTGTCCTCAGTCTGGACAGCCGCAACTCAGAGACTCTCATCTTCACACAG gctGCTCTGTTGAACTCCTTCCCAGCTATTTTTGATGAGCTGCTCCAGATGTTCACGGTGCAGGAAGTGGCAGAGTTTGTGCGTGGCACTCTTGGCAGCATGCCGTCCACGGTGCACATAGGACAGTCCATGGATGTGGTCAAACTGCAGTCCATAGCCAGGACTGTGGACAGCAGGCTCTTCTCCTTCCCAG AGTCTCGGAGGATCCTACTTCCTGTGGTCCTCCATCACATCCATCTCCATTTGAGGCAACAGAAAGAGCTGCTGATCTGCTCTGGAATACTCAGTTCCATATTCTCCATCATCAAGACCAGTTCACTG GACACCTCAGttcaggaggaggtggagatgatGGTGGAGTCTCTGTTGGACGTCCTCCTGCAGACGCTGCTGTCGATCATGAGCAAGAGCCAGTCGCAGGAGGCGGTAAGGGGTCAACGCTGTCCACAGTGCACCGCGGAGATCACT GGAGAGTATGTGTCCTGTCTCCTGTCCCTCCTCCGCCAGATGACTGACATCCACTTCCAACACCTGATGGAAAACTTTCAGAGCAAAGACGAGCTCAAG GAGTTCTTGTTGAAGATTCTATGTGTGTTTAGAAATCTGATGAAGCTCAGTATTTTCCCCCGCGACTGGAATGTGATGAGACTCCTCACCAGCaa catCATCCTGACCACGGCTCAGTATTTGTCTCCCGCTTTGCACAAAAACTTCACAGAAGCAGAATTTGACTTCAAG GTGTGGAACTCTTACTTCAGTCTGGCGGTTCTGTACATCAACCAGCCCAGTTTACAGCTGGAAAACCTGAGTTCTgccaagagaaagaaaattttAGACAA GTACGGTGACATGAGGGTGATGATGACGTATGAGCTGTTCAGCATGTGGCAGAACCTGG GTGAGAATAAGATCCATTTCATCCCCGGGATGATCGGCCCGTTCCTGGGAGTGACGTTGGTTCCTCAGGTCGAGGTTCGAAACATCATGATCCCCATCTTCCACGACATGATGGACTGGGAGCAGCGAAAGAATGGAAACTTTAAACAG GTGGAGGCTGAGCTCATTGACAAACTGGACAGTTTAGTTTCCGAGGGGAAAGGGGACGAGAACTACAGAGAACTCTTCGGTTTGCT AACCCAGCTGTTTGGGCCCTACCCCAG TCTGTTGGAGAAGATCGAGCAGGAGACGTGGAGAGAGACGGGGATTTCCTTTGTCACCTCGGTCACACGGTTGATGGAGCGGCTGCTGGACTACAG GGACTGTATGAAGGGAGATGAGACGGAGAACAAGAAGATTGGCTGCACTGTGAACCTCCTG AACTTTTACAAGTCAGAGATCAACAAGGAGGAGATGTACATTCGCTACATCCACAAACTGTGCGACATGCATCTGCAGGCTGAGAACTACACAG AGGCTGCGTTCACTCTGCTGCTGTACTGGGAGCTGCTACACTGGGACGAGCGGCCTCTCAAAGAGTTCCTGCATTATCCCGCTCAGACTGAATGGCACCGCAAAGAGGGGCTCTGCCGCAAGGTCATCCACTATTTCAACAAGGGCAAG TGTTGGGAGTATGGTATTCCTCTGTGCAGGGAGCTGGCCTTCCAGTATGAGTCCCTGTATGACTACCAGAGCCTCAGCTGGATACGG aaaatGGAGGCAGCGTATTACGACAACATTATGGAGCAGCAGCGTCTGGAGCCCGAGTTCTTCAGGGTCGGGTTCTACGGCAGGAAGTTCCCCTTCTTCCTCAGA AACAAAGAGTTTGTGTGTCGAGGCCACGACTACGAAAGGTTAGAGGCCTTCCAGCAAAGGATGCTGGGAGAATTCCCACAAGCCATTGCGATGCAGCACCCGAATCAGCCAGACGAGGCCATTCTGCAGTGTGATGCACAGT ACCTCCAAATCTACGCAGTCACGCCGGTGCCGGACAGCATTGGCGTCCTCCAAATGGACAGAGTACCAGACCGCATCAAGAGCTTCTACAGAGTCAACAACGTTCTGCGTTTCCGTTACGACCGGCCTTTTCACAAAGGCCCCAAAGACAGAGACAATGAGTTCAAG AGTCTCTGGATTGAGCGGACGACTCTGATCCTCACTCACCCTCTGCCTGGAATTTCACGCTGGTTTGAGGTGGAGAAGAGAGAGCTG GTGGAGGTGAGTCCATTAGAAAACGCCGTCTCTGTGGTAGAGAATAAGAACCAGGAGCTGCGGACTCTGATCAGCCAGTACCAACACAAGCAGCTGCACGGAAACATCAACCTGCTCAGCATGACCCTGAACGGGGTCATCGACGCTGCTGTGAACGGAGGCATCGCCAGATACCAGGAG GCTTTCTTTGATAAGGAGTACATCACCAGCCACcctgaggacacagagaagaTCACACAGCTCAAAGATCTGATGCAGGAGCAG GTTCACATCCTTGGAGTCGGCCTGGCCGTGCACGAGAAGCTGGTGCACCCAGAAATGCGTCCCCTGCACAAGAAGCTGATCGATCAGTTCCAGATGATGAGGAGCAGCCTCTGCCAC TGTTTCTACATGGTGTTACAGGGTCTGCCTGGTTTGGACAAAGCTACTTCAGGAGCCAACACCTCCAGAGGGATCCTGGCTTCTCACAGCCCCATGAGCCCTGACAGCTTCAAACTCGTGCACCGGCACAg TCCCACAGCTGTTTTGACTCCAGTGCgaaactcctcctcctctctctcctctcaaaACTCCAGTGAGATGGAGAACGTTGGGAACCTTCTGATCCTGGCTGATGGTGTGGTGGTGGAGCACGCCGAGGACTTCTACCGTATGCAG GCCagtccctcctcctccagcctGAGCTCCACACACTCTGCACCCTCTCAGATGATGAACTCTGCCCCCTCCACCATCAGAG TCGGCTCTCCATCTCTGCCTGACAAGTACAGACACAACAGAGagatgctgatgctgctgccgcCGCACAAAGACCGGCCGAGCAGCGCGATGTACACCAACGTGATCGAGAATGGACAG cCTGTGAACTTCCAGCGAGCGTTGTTCCACCAGGTGATTGGTCCGTGTAAACCCTGCAGTGACCCCAACCTGTCTGTGGCTGAGAAAG tcctcaccACTCCCAGTAGTTGGAGTTTGGACAGTGGAACCAGGGAAGCTCTCCCCTTCCTCTCTGCACATGTTGGCAGTGTCCTTGCGCCTCCTGTTCCCCCCCGCAGCCTCCCTCATG GGCAACACCTGTTGATGCACTTTGACGCTTTCCACCACCAGGTCAGCGACCTCCCTCCAGCTCTCCCCGCGCGCTCCTTAAGAAAG TCTCCCCTCCACCCTATACCTGCCTCACCCACCAGTCCACAGTCCATCCTGGATGGCAGTAACTCCACCTTGTCAGGCAGTGCCAGCTCTGGTGTCTCCTCCCTCAGTGAGAGCAACTTTGGCGGCCCCCCCTCATCGTCTGACCCCCCGGCCAGCCGCACCAACACCCTGGAGTCCGTCCCCAGCAGCCAAGCTTGGACCACTGATCAGGAAGACCTGGACTCTCCTTATCAGCCAGTCAGGTACAGCATCTCTGAGCCTGACGTCCTGGATGTAGTCAAGCCCCCACCCTGCCGCAGCCACTCCGCCCCAGGAGGTGTCACCCCGACCCAAGCAGGGGCCCTAATCCAGCCCCAGATCCCAGGTTTAGCCTCTGTGGGAGCTCTGCCACAACCACAGCCCCAACACCTCTACTACCAGCACCACTTCCACCCACACTACATCCCCCACCACCCGCCTCTTTACCACCTCCACGAGCCTCCCCCAGCCCTGCCCCCCAAATACCTCAGAGAGGGGTGTATCCCTGAAGAGGACCCCCTCAACCCCCAGtctccaccaccaccccctGCACCCCGACCCATGCCACGCAAGATCTCCCAGCCCATAATCGCAGCCGCCAAGGACGAGCAGGCTAAAGTGGCGTGGGAGCACGGCATCAGTGAGGAGTGA